The proteins below come from a single Oncorhynchus keta strain PuntledgeMale-10-30-2019 chromosome 32, Oket_V2, whole genome shotgun sequence genomic window:
- the LOC118365233 gene encoding glycylpeptide N-tetradecanoyltransferase 1-like isoform X2 → MADENETAPKPEKEEEVEDDHGHCSDCENEEHHFDDGDKGQGDDSGAKKKKNKKKKKKSGANKEPAEEDPLGKVNSLPADKLQEIQKAIELFSVGQGPAKTMEEASRRSYQFWDTQPVPKLGEMVTSHGSIEPDKDNIREEPYSLPPGFTWDALDLGDAAVLKELYTLLNENYVEDDDNMFRFDYSPEFLLWALRPPGWLPQWHCGVRVNSNQKLVGFISAIPANIRIYDQDKKMVEINFLCVHKKLRSKRVAPVLIREITRRVNLKGIFQAVYTAGVVLPKPVGTCRYWHRSLNPRKLIEVKFSHLSRNMTMQRTMKLYRLNEAPKTSGLRPMTRKDVPAVHRLLLEYLSQFNLAPVMSPEEVEHWLLPQENIIDTYLVVTSGGKVTDFLSFYTLPSTIMNHPVHRSLKAAYSFYNVHTTTTLLDLMSDALILAKSKGFDVFNALDLMENKTFLEKLKFGIGDGNLQYYLYNWKCPSMGSEKVGLVLQ, encoded by the exons ATGGCGGATGAGAATGAGACAGCACCGAAGccggagaaagaagaggaggtaGAAGACGACCATGGACATTGCAGTGATTGCGAAAATGAAGAGCATCACTTTGATGATGG TGACAAGGGCCAGGGAGATGACAGCGGTgccaagaagaagaaaaacaaaaagaagaagaagaagtctgGGGCAAATAAAGAACCTGCAGAGGAGGATCCGCTAGGCAAG GTGAACTCGCTGCCTGCTGATAAGCTGCAGGAGATCCAAAAGGCCATTGAACTGTTCTCTGTGGGCCAGGGCCCTGCCAAAACCATGGAGGAGGCAAGCCGACGCAGCTACCAGTTCTGGGACACACAGCCCGTCCCCAAGCTAG GGGAGATGGTGACATCGCATGGTTCCATCGAGCCTGACAAAGACAACATCCGGGAGGAGCCCTACAGCCTTCCTCCAGGCTTCACGTGGGACGCCTTGGACCTGGGCGACGCCGCTGTG CTGAAGGAGCTGTACACTCTGCTCAATGAGAACTACGTGGAGGATGATGACAACATGTTCCGCTTCGACTACTCCCCAGAGTTCCTGCTCTG ggctctGCGTCCCCCAGGCTGGCTGCCCCAGTGGCATTGTGGGGTGAGGGTGAACTCCAACCAGAAGCTGGTGGGCTTCATCAGTGCCATCCCTGCCAACATTCGCATCTATGACCA AGACAAGAAGATGGTGGAGATCAACTTCCTGTGCGTCCACAAGAAGCTGCGCTCCAAGCGGGTAGCGCCAGTCCTGATCCGAGAGATCACCAGACGGGTCAACCTGAAGGGTATTTTCCAGGCTGTCTACACTGCTGGCGTGGTACTGCCCAAACCCGTGGGCACCTGCAG GTACTGGCATCGCTCCCTGAACCCACGCAAGCTGATCGAGGTGAAGTTCTCTCACCTGAGCCGGAACATGACTATGCAACGCACCATGAAGCTGTACCGCCTGAATGAG GCACCAAAAACGTCTGGCTTGCGACCAATGACCAGGAAGGATGTTCCGGCGGTGCATCGCCTGCTCCTGGAGTACCTGAGCCAGTTCAACCTGGCCCCAGTCATGAGCCCCGAAGAGGTGGAGCACTGGCTGCTGCCCCAGGAGAACATCATCGACACCTACCTGGTTGTG ACCTCTGGGGGCAAGGTGACAGACTTCCTGAGCTTCTACACGCTCCCCTCTACTATCATGAACCATCCAGTGCACCGCAGCCTCAAGGCAGCCTACTCCTTCTACAACGtgcacaccaccaccaccctgctgGACCTGATGTCTGACGCACTCATTCTGGCCAAATCG AAAGGGTTTGACGTTTTCAATGCACTGGACCTGATGGAGAATAAGACTTTCCTGGAGAAGCTCAAGTTTGGCATCGGAGACGGGAATCTACAGTATTATCTGTACAATTGGAAGTGTCCTAGCATGGGATCAGAGAAG GTTGGCTTAGTACTACAGTGA
- the LOC118365233 gene encoding glycylpeptide N-tetradecanoyltransferase 1-like isoform X1: MADENETAPKPEKEEEVEDDHGHCSDCENEEHHFDDGDKGQGDDSGAKKKKNKKKKKKSGANKEPAEEDPLGKVDVNSLPADKLQEIQKAIELFSVGQGPAKTMEEASRRSYQFWDTQPVPKLGEMVTSHGSIEPDKDNIREEPYSLPPGFTWDALDLGDAAVLKELYTLLNENYVEDDDNMFRFDYSPEFLLWALRPPGWLPQWHCGVRVNSNQKLVGFISAIPANIRIYDQDKKMVEINFLCVHKKLRSKRVAPVLIREITRRVNLKGIFQAVYTAGVVLPKPVGTCRYWHRSLNPRKLIEVKFSHLSRNMTMQRTMKLYRLNEAPKTSGLRPMTRKDVPAVHRLLLEYLSQFNLAPVMSPEEVEHWLLPQENIIDTYLVVTSGGKVTDFLSFYTLPSTIMNHPVHRSLKAAYSFYNVHTTTTLLDLMSDALILAKSKGFDVFNALDLMENKTFLEKLKFGIGDGNLQYYLYNWKCPSMGSEKVGLVLQ; the protein is encoded by the exons ATGGCGGATGAGAATGAGACAGCACCGAAGccggagaaagaagaggaggtaGAAGACGACCATGGACATTGCAGTGATTGCGAAAATGAAGAGCATCACTTTGATGATGG TGACAAGGGCCAGGGAGATGACAGCGGTgccaagaagaagaaaaacaaaaagaagaagaagaagtctgGGGCAAATAAAGAACCTGCAGAGGAGGATCCGCTAGGCAAGGTAGAT GTGAACTCGCTGCCTGCTGATAAGCTGCAGGAGATCCAAAAGGCCATTGAACTGTTCTCTGTGGGCCAGGGCCCTGCCAAAACCATGGAGGAGGCAAGCCGACGCAGCTACCAGTTCTGGGACACACAGCCCGTCCCCAAGCTAG GGGAGATGGTGACATCGCATGGTTCCATCGAGCCTGACAAAGACAACATCCGGGAGGAGCCCTACAGCCTTCCTCCAGGCTTCACGTGGGACGCCTTGGACCTGGGCGACGCCGCTGTG CTGAAGGAGCTGTACACTCTGCTCAATGAGAACTACGTGGAGGATGATGACAACATGTTCCGCTTCGACTACTCCCCAGAGTTCCTGCTCTG ggctctGCGTCCCCCAGGCTGGCTGCCCCAGTGGCATTGTGGGGTGAGGGTGAACTCCAACCAGAAGCTGGTGGGCTTCATCAGTGCCATCCCTGCCAACATTCGCATCTATGACCA AGACAAGAAGATGGTGGAGATCAACTTCCTGTGCGTCCACAAGAAGCTGCGCTCCAAGCGGGTAGCGCCAGTCCTGATCCGAGAGATCACCAGACGGGTCAACCTGAAGGGTATTTTCCAGGCTGTCTACACTGCTGGCGTGGTACTGCCCAAACCCGTGGGCACCTGCAG GTACTGGCATCGCTCCCTGAACCCACGCAAGCTGATCGAGGTGAAGTTCTCTCACCTGAGCCGGAACATGACTATGCAACGCACCATGAAGCTGTACCGCCTGAATGAG GCACCAAAAACGTCTGGCTTGCGACCAATGACCAGGAAGGATGTTCCGGCGGTGCATCGCCTGCTCCTGGAGTACCTGAGCCAGTTCAACCTGGCCCCAGTCATGAGCCCCGAAGAGGTGGAGCACTGGCTGCTGCCCCAGGAGAACATCATCGACACCTACCTGGTTGTG ACCTCTGGGGGCAAGGTGACAGACTTCCTGAGCTTCTACACGCTCCCCTCTACTATCATGAACCATCCAGTGCACCGCAGCCTCAAGGCAGCCTACTCCTTCTACAACGtgcacaccaccaccaccctgctgGACCTGATGTCTGACGCACTCATTCTGGCCAAATCG AAAGGGTTTGACGTTTTCAATGCACTGGACCTGATGGAGAATAAGACTTTCCTGGAGAAGCTCAAGTTTGGCATCGGAGACGGGAATCTACAGTATTATCTGTACAATTGGAAGTGTCCTAGCATGGGATCAGAGAAG GTTGGCTTAGTACTACAGTGA